Genomic segment of Citrus sinensis cultivar Valencia sweet orange chromosome 7, DVS_A1.0, whole genome shotgun sequence:
ACAATGGTACACTGATCTaactgaataaaaatttatattttagctGATGCATATAACCTAGCTAAtatgattataaataaaagtaatgataGAGAACCAACTTTAACTCTTCGTCAACCTCAGAAACAAGTAAATAGAAGTTTGAAATCTTTTAATGAATAACCTTAAATAAGATTGACTGATTGAGGTAGAATTCATTGGTGGGGTTcgtaccatttttttttttttttttttggggtcatGCGTGCATCGGCATtgatatattaattctaatatttttaaaatatatactgATATTACTCTATCCAAAAGTTAGATTCAATGGCGTGCAGTTAATTATGTCATCATCCACTCAGTAGCTCAACGTCGATCTCAAATTGGACGTCGACATCAGAGGAGGGTTTTGATGCTTTGTCCGCGAAGCATACACTATAAGCAATTGCACTTTAAAATAATGCTCTTCATTTTTTGGCAACCAAGCTACGCAAAGACATCATCAAAACCagacttttatttgaaattgatccTCGTGACGAATTCGAAAAACTGTGAAGATGGATTCATCATGTCATCTAGCTGCCCCGTgtctttaatttgcatttaagAACCTAGGTATTTCAAATGATTTATATGATgttgaattatttgattatagaTAATGAAgggtgattttattaattctggataatgaatattataaaatggtTATAAGAAGAAGTTTTTTatgatggttttttttttttctttttcccctcttctttttctctctcagtTTTTTTGCTTCTGAAGAGACGgaattataattaacaatttcatcaaacaaggAAGACGATGATCGATGTAATCGGACTGTAGGGGGATTAAGTTTTGGATGTACTTTTGCGGAAGGTTAAGGAAATAGTTGAGAATTGAGCAACTGAAATTACAAATTGACTACGTATTACTATTGAATATTGATACTTCACAAATGTCACAATACTTGGGCTCGCTGCTGCATGGCCCATGGGCGATATCACTTTCATCGAGTCGAAGTGAAAATTGCATCCAACAGCGGTAGCGCCAGTAAAGTCGTTGCAGGTGATCAGCTGGTGTGCGGCACTGATTTGCTTAGTGAGTCCCGTTGGGTGGACTGGGAAGATCTGATTTTAAAGAACTAATCCAAACAtctttttatagtttttttattttttattttttcatttcaaatacAAAGTGCATAAGAACTTAGAAATCCGACTTCAAAGCTCCGggccaaaatataaatttaataaaatatacttCTCAAAATTCATGAGAAAATTTGAACCATTGACAATAAAGAAGATCTTATAAGACGACGACTTGTCTTTTAACATTTTCTAATAATGGAAGATTAAATATTCTCATTAATGCAATTATATCAATTGCGGCAAGTTTGACGAAAGTCTTCATATAGTAGAATTAGTGATTATAATAAGAAGATTCATCGCTATAATgtactttaattttaactttttattgtCATCATTAACCTTTGGCCCAAGATTTGAGTTTTAAGAAGACCAATCTTGAGTTTTAACTTAATTgtaaaagctaattaaaagATCTGTCCGTTGGTTTCTGACTTGACCAGTTGACAAAGGCATTTCATAACCATCGATGCTGGCACCGGCAGCACATATGCAACTCTCAGATTAACGATAACGCTCCAGTCTTTTAACATATCATGTATCAGAGAATTCAGAAATCCTAATAATATACTAACAaaggacaaaattaaatatattcatCAAAAAGGAGTAATGAGAAGTGCAGGTGACCGAGACTGCACGTACAATATGCATCAATCAAACTGCACATTGCAGGACCTTAAGAACTGATTCATCGAATAATCCTTCAAACCCAAACCCAGTTCCTGCACAGGGGCAGGCCGGCAGCGGCGGGGCATATGCCAGTGTCGTCTCGTGTTCAGGTTGTTTCCGAGACAAGCTGGCAACGGCATGATGCGCACTCACTAGTCACACTACTCGCACAAACAAATGAACAATTACATCAACTGCAGTGCAGGCCTAGGTTCTCGTTGCTAGCAGGCCCAATTTTTGGCGCTATCTTAGTTCATTCTCTAAGAGTTGTTTGTGGTTGGGCCTAGAATATTCAACTGCTGGTTTGTTGCGTACATTTGCTTCTCCTTATTGGGTTGGTGCAGTAGACCTATAGCCCTTCTAATAAGAGCTGACTATCTGTCCCATAGCTCTCCATAATCTAAGATGACAATCTGGGTATGATTAGCTCCCGTTATTAGCGTTGAAAGGAGGAGGagaagtaattttataatgcaTCAAAGTATTAAGTAAGtgatgattatattaaatttaattgcttaGGTTATACTTACATTAGTTAATTGTATTGTACGTAATGTATTGTACAATTGCCAGAAAGGGGGTTTGCCACGTGTAATATCTCCTCCAAGTGGTGTTGACGTGGATCTCCATAGTGTCGTGAACGGTCTAGATCTAGGAATAACTTCTTCTTAGGTAACACACGATGGCcacatattaaaaacacaaaacaaagcaCGAGGCTTTTCTTAACTTTGACATACGTCGGTCGAATTGCAGAGCCTGAGACTCTGGAGTTAGGGTTTCGAAATCGTAAAAGATGTGGCACGAGGCAAGAAGATCCGAGAGAAAAGTGCACGACATGATGGACGCTGCTCGAAAGCGAGCCCAGAGACGCGCCGTCTTCTTGGCAAAGCGGCGCGGCGATCCTCAGCAGTCCATTCAGGTCATCGGCTCACGCTCCCGCGTCTATCGTGACGATGGCCTCTACCAGGCGACGGAGGACCAACAAGGCCTGTGAGACCTCTTTTCTACTAcggtttcttcttttttttttcttttttttttattcaggAATCAAGTGGTgaaaatatgattattatgatgaataaattgacaaaaaaaaagtaaattatgaATGTGGTTACTTTGTTGTTATTCAATTTCTGAAAAATTGTAAGAGTGAGATGCAAATTGACTTTATTCACGATCAATTAAGGGAAACGGTGATAGAAATGACATTTTATAGTCAACTGATGAAGaaaaatgtgaaattatagaaaatcAGTAGTAGCTCATAAATGAGGGAATTTTGAAGTTCTGTTTGGTTAGCATGTTTGTTTGGATTGTTTAGGGTGGCATCAGTTTTGCTGCATATTTGTTGTTGATAAAACTCATTGCTAATTTTAACTTGTGCTGTAGGATACCTTGGAATGGGAAACAAGATGTTTTGATTGATAGGTACTATTCTCTCTCTACCTCTCATTTTGTGTCGTGGTTTATTCAACAATGGTTTGATTTTGGACAAGTATTTTGAATGAATATTTGGGATTGAGGGTTTACGTTGTTTTGTTTGTGTAGATTTGATGGTCGGGCCCTTCTAGATTTCATTAGGGAACCTACGAAGCATCTTCATGCTCAAAAAAAgtctgaagaagaagaagaactaGAAGAGTTTGTTAATTTTGAGCGTTATCGGGATTTAATTAAGCATCGACGTAGAGGATGTCggtactttttttatttgtgatagatgtgtttattttatgaatgttttaaaatatatttcctTACCTTCTGTTTATGCCAAAGAACTGCTGTTGAGGCCAACTTGAGATTGATTTTTAGGCTATGgatcaatattaattaacGTTACAAGCTGACCTTGTACAATAACAGTTACTGATGAGGAGGGTTTGCAACACGTAAATCAAGAGTTGGAGGCAAAGACTGCTGCCCCTTTCACATCTGAAAggtttagatttattttttcaaaattatagtttgtttTCATTTGCTTCTTTCATATCTGCACTGAATTGTCTAGTCATGAAAGAAATTTGATATGACAGACTATTACAGGCATTTCACTGTTCTTATCAGGTTTATACATTCTATTTCAAGATTAATATgtaaaacatatttattaaGACGTTTAGAGTACTATGCATGTTAAggaaatttcttaaaaaattctttatgtTGATCACATGTGTTTACAAAAACATAGTTTCTGGTGATCTTGTTATTTTGTAATGTTGTACAAGTTGTTTATCTCATGCAAGTTTGTGAGCAATGACagacttttttctttttgcttttgaatgAAACTTTAATCAAGGCTAAGTAGATGATTCTCACTCTTTGCTTTTTAGCATGGGCACATGTTGGAGCTATACTTCAGTATATTAAAATGGAgtatatttaaacaaatattcTTTGCttttagaagaattaagggccGGAGGTTCTCTTCTAGCAACTCCTATGATCAGGAGGGGGAGTATTGGATTTCTGGTCATAGATATGGGTGTGTGACTGTTGTTCAGGCTGATGCCTGGCCAATTTTCGTTTAGTTGCTTTTGCATACAAGATATGATTTTTCTAGTATTTTTCTAGCATGGAAACATTGTTATTAATTGATTCTTTGTAATCTTTTGCAGAAATGAGTTTGTCAAAATCACTTacgattttatttttctaattctgTAATTTTACCTTTCTCCCTTCTCCTATATGCAGCTGttacaaatataacattttttgTTGTCTTTTTACACGTGTTTGATAGATTTCATCCGTCACAACCATCTGCAAGCAAGGGGACATACTCACAGGTTGGATTCTCTTATGATGGGAATGGAAGTGAGGGACAACATTTTCCAGATGATGAAGACGAGGAGGATGAAGACgaggatgatgatgaggatgattATAATAGTGATGATAGCAATGATGAAGGAATGGATATAATAGCAAAAGAATTTGGTGTGAAAAGGTATGGCTGGCTTGTTTATATGgataaaaaagcaaaagaggaagagaaaagGCAAAAGGAAGCAATTAAGGGTGATCCTGCAATTGTAAGTTTGTTACAAGTAGAGATTCAATTTGAGTCTTGTTTCCTTGTGCTCTATAGTGTCACCATTTCATCTCACCTCATTATGAATGTGTAGAGGAAGCTGAGTcgcaaagaaagaagaaaagcctCTCAGATAGAAAGGGAAAGGGAAAGAGAAGCTTCTCGGGTATCTG
This window contains:
- the LOC102621722 gene encoding uncharacterized protein LOC102621722 isoform X1 codes for the protein MWHEARRSERKVHDMMDAARKRAQRRAVFLAKRRGDPQQSIQVIGSRSRVYRDDGLYQATEDQQGLIPWNGKQDVLIDRFDGRALLDFIREPTKHLHAQKKSEEEEELEEFVNFERYRDLIKHRRRGFTDEEGLQHVNQELEAKTAAPFTSERFHPSQPSASKGTYSQVGFSYDGNGSEGQHFPDDEDEEDEDEDDDEDDYNSDDSNDEGMDIIAKEFGVKRYGWLVYMDKKAKEEEKRQKEAIKGDPAIRKLSRKERRKASQIEREREREASRVSGARVLHHDPYREPRRSPTYEAYPRFRRSRSRSRSYSPSYSRRHARGSYSEEVHRSKSRTPKVEYITEFGGSGDGDEPKLEGFSPPPSPPAQTDLLNRPSSGCILEALHVDPASGVSLVKEKSTKSIKPAVSTSSALSKLTKSNVTGGPLKQQQGEKKETPQERLKRIMSKQLNKQIKKDTAAEMAKKQEQERQRQEKLAETSRLSRRRHSSSRSRSYSRSPPRRRRYSRSPSRGRSSRRNYSRSRSHSRSPRTRSRSPRVRSRSRY
- the LOC102621722 gene encoding uncharacterized protein LOC102621722 isoform X2, with amino-acid sequence MWHEARRSERKVHDMMDAARKRAQRRAVFLAKRRGDPQQSIQVIGSRSRVYRDDGLYQATEDQQGLIPWNGKQDVLIDRFDGRALLDFIREPTKHLHAQKKSEEEEELEEFVNFERYRDLIKHRRRGFTDEEGLQHVNQELEAKTAAPFTSERFHPSQPSASKGTYSQVGFSYDGNGSEGQHFPDDEDEEDEDEDDDEDDYNSDDSNDEGMDIIAKEFGVKRYGWLVYMDKKAKEEEKRQKEAIKGDPAIRKLSRKERRKASQIEREREREASRVSGARVLHHDPYREPRRSPTYEAYPRFRRSRSRSRSYSPSYSRRHARGSYSEEVHRSKSRTPKVEYITEFGGSGDGDEPKLEGFSPPPSPPAQTDLLNRPSSGCILEALHVDPASGVSLVKEKSTKSIKPAVSTSSALSKLTKSNVTGGPLKQQQGEKKETPQERLKRIMSKQLNKQT